Proteins from a single region of Sesamum indicum cultivar Zhongzhi No. 13 linkage group LG5, S_indicum_v1.0, whole genome shotgun sequence:
- the LOC110012032 gene encoding uncharacterized protein LOC110012032: MTKEELQRMIEEASRKAIVEYERRTVTPAREGVRRQLFQEIEMEQRREVSRVPEKGPERTLSNEVTSKRTVTRQPGISRADVDNVSKHIEKMGKQIEELKKRGEIVSQNRNSPFTNRILLEVVDSSFRFPDLPKYDGSKDPREHVAAFDLVMNLYGQTDPIKAKLFVTPLKGKAQECKRKAKRSATHLFTIRQREDETLKSLMGRFNDEVLEKGLFASALAQDPPTGIEQLMEMAQKYIDEEEMNAMKDNEWTRDLGRSKGERSRDGKQQSEKDRERKGPYHLDIIEKFHKYCRFHKDKGYNTEDCYQLRDEIERLIRQGYLKHLIDKRTEAGDGSRSRSCERHPKDEAGKSIARDNAPTKGVIHTISGGPTKGDSMRARKKYARESRIKYGEQMMHVEKQEHIVFGDEDLSPDVLDQNDPMVIKMDIANYQVHKVLINNGSSIDIIFSDVLRKMDLGNVKLKPVRTPLVGFGGSEVMPKGVINLPVSLGEEPRRKTCMVQFLVVDSPFSYNVVLGRLGLNKFMAMGETAKKEKRKEEMSQSEKVKRGKMERIEPSEEYKKVELISGDFQKTTCIGSQMTAEMETLMIVFLRSNNDLFAWSPSNFQGIDPEVIVHRLNIDPQVKPVKQNKRMFGVERNKIIEEEVNKLLQARFVREIQYTT, translated from the exons ATGACGAAAGAAGAATTGCAGCGAATGATCGAAGAGGCAAGCAGAAAGGCCATTGTGGAATACGAGCGTAGAACGGTAACCCCAGCTAGAGAAGGGGTCAGGAGACAATTATTCCAGGAAATAGAAATGGAGCAAAGGAGAGAGGTCTCGAGGGTGCCTGAAAAAGGCCCTGAAAGAACCTTATCAAATGAGGTGACTAGCAAAAGAACGGTCACCAGACAACCGGGCATATCACGAGCGGATGTGGACAACGTTAGCAAGCATATCGAGAAGATGGGAAAGCAGATAGAGGAGCTGAAAAAAAGGGGAGAGATCGTGTCGCAAAATAGGAACTCACCTTTTACTAATCGGATCCTGCTGGAGGTGGTGGATAGTAGCTTTCGGTTCCCGGATCTTCCCAAGTACGATGGGAGCAAGGATCCTAGGGAACATGTGGCTGCATTTGATCTGGTCATGAACCTATACGGTCAGACTGATCCGATCAAAGCGAAGCTATTCGTGACTCCTCTGAAGGGCAAGGCTCAGGAATG cAAAAGAAAAGCGAAGAGGTCAGCCACTCACCTCTTCACGATCAGACAAAGGGAGGACGAGACGCTGAAGTCTTTGATGGGGAGATTTAATGACGAAGTGTTGGAG AAAGGCCTGTTCGCATCGGCGCTGGCTCAAGATCCACCAACGGGAATAGAGCAATTAATGGAAATGGCACAAAAATACATTGATGAGGAGGAGATGAATGCCATGAAGGACAATGAATGGACAAGGGATCTGGGGCGATCGAAGGGAGAGCGATCAAGAGATGGGAAGCagcaatctgaaaaagatcgaGAGCGAAAAGGACCATACCACCTCGATATCATAG AAAAATTTCACAAGTATTGCAGGTTCCATAAAGACAAAGGCTATAACACGGAGGACTGCTACCAGTTGAGGGACGAGATTGAACGATTGATAAGACAGGGCTATTTGAAGCATTTGATCGATAAGAGGACTGAAGCAGGTGACGGTAGTAGGTCGCGGAGCTGTGAGCGGCACCCAAAGGACGAGGCAGGAAAGAGTATAGCTCGGGATAATGCACCCACGAAGGGTGTTATTCATACTATCTCGGGTGGACCGACAAAGGGAGACTCGATGAGAGCAAGAAAGAAGTATGCAAGGGAGAGCAGGATCAAGTATGGGGAACAAATGATGCATGTAGAGAAGCAGGAACATATCGTCTTTGGAGATGAAGACTTGAGTCCGGATGTTCTCGATCAGAATGACCCCATGGTCATTAAGATGGACATTGCCAACTATCAGGTACATAAAGTGTTGATAAATAATGGCAGTTCTATTGACATTATTTTCAGTGATGTTCTCAGAAAAATGGACTTGGGGAATGTAAAGCTGAAACCAGTTCGAACACCTTTGGTCGGGTTTGGAGGGAGTGAGGTCATGCCTAAAGGTGTGATCAATCTACCAGTTTCATTGGGAGAAGAACCCAGAAGGAAGACGTGCATGGTTCAATTTTTGGTGGTCGACAGCCCATTTTCATATAACGTGGTATTAGGGCGACTGGGATTGAATAAGTTTATGGCTATG GGAGAGACagcaaaaaaagagaagaggaaggaggagatGAGCCAGAGTGAGAAGGTAAAGCGGGGAAAAATGGAAAGAATTGAACCATCAGAGGAGTACAAGAaagtggaattaatttcaggAGATTTCCAAAAGACGACCTGCATTGGGTCGCAGATGACGGCGGAGATGGAAACGTTGATGATCGTCTTCTTGAGGAGCAATAACGACCTATTTGCATGGAGCCCCTCTAATTTTCAAGGTATAGATCCTGAGGTAATTGTACACAGACTGAATATTGATCCGCAGGTCAAACCAGTGAAACAGAATAAGAGGATGTTCGGGGTCGAGAGGAACAAGATCATCGAAGAGGAAGTGAACAAGTTGTTGCAAGCCAGGTTCGTAAGGGAGATTCAATACACGACCTAG